One part of the candidate division WOR-3 bacterium genome encodes these proteins:
- the lptE gene encoding LPS assembly lipoprotein LptE codes for MNKIIFLFFLLFLSCVYSLRPPLPEGIKTIGVENFSNSSERLGIEVFVTQSFIDGILEDKRIPLKDLNNCDLLIKGEITRYLRTPFGVTMGGEVFSYKVIIKAKINFLKKDGIQIFEEREFQGESVYDTREKTEEEAIKEAAKDLSRKVIQYIYAQAI; via the coding sequence GTGAATAAGATAATTTTTTTATTTTTTCTTTTATTTTTAAGTTGTGTTTATTCTTTAAGACCACCTTTACCTGAAGGTATAAAGACTATTGGTGTTGAAAATTTTTCAAATTCTTCAGAAAGGTTAGGTATAGAGGTTTTTGTAACGCAGAGTTTCATTGATGGAATTCTTGAAGATAAGAGAATTCCCCTAAAAGATTTAAATAACTGTGATTTACTTATAAAGGGAGAAATTACAAGATATTTAAGAACACCTTTTGGAGTTACAATGGGTGGAGAGGTTTTTTCTTACAAGGTGATAATAAAGGCTAAAATTAATTTTTTAAAAAAAGATGGAATTCAAATTTTTGAAGAAAGAGAATTTCAGGGGGAAAGTGTTTATGATACAAGGGAAAAAACAGAAGAGGAAGCAATTAAAGAAGCAGCAAAAGACCTTTCCAGAAAAGTTATTCAATATATTTATGCCCAAGCAATTTGA
- the glyA gene encoding serine hydroxymethyltransferase — protein MIIYDREIYELIKREIRRQEENIILIASENYASYNVLRVMGTPLSNKYAEGYPFKRYYGGCEVVDEIEQIAIDRLKRLFNAEHANVQPHSGTQANLAVYLALLNTGDTILSMKLPHGGHLSHGHKVNAAGKYYRVIQYGVRKDTETIDFDEVRDLAKKEKPKIIVCGYSAYPRKIDFKTFREIADEVGAYLLADIAHITGLIAAGFHENPFPYAHVVTGTTHKTLRGPRGGFILSKKELAEKIDKAVFPGTQGGPLEHVIAAKAVCFKEASTPEFREYIKNVLENSRKLAFSLKERGLRIVSDGTDTHLSLIDLRPLGITGKEAEDLLNIAGIVVNKNTIPFDEKPPTVTSGIRIGSPCVTTRGMREKEMELIADMIYEVISSKSEEKAKKIREKVKELTKNFPVYGNVFDNILSE, from the coding sequence ATGATAATTTACGATAGAGAAATATACGAACTTATAAAAAGGGAAATAAGAAGGCAGGAAGAAAATATAATCCTTATTGCTTCGGAAAATTATGCCTCTTACAATGTTTTGAGAGTAATGGGAACTCCACTTTCAAATAAGTACGCAGAGGGTTATCCCTTTAAAAGGTATTATGGTGGTTGTGAAGTAGTTGATGAGATTGAACAGATTGCTATTGATAGATTAAAAAGACTTTTTAATGCAGAACATGCAAATGTTCAACCCCATTCAGGAACCCAGGCTAATTTGGCAGTATATCTTGCTCTTTTGAATACCGGAGATACAATTCTATCAATGAAACTTCCCCATGGGGGTCATTTATCCCACGGACATAAGGTAAATGCGGCAGGAAAATATTACAGGGTTATCCAGTATGGTGTGAGAAAGGATACTGAAACAATAGATTTTGATGAGGTGAGGGATTTAGCAAAAAAAGAAAAACCTAAAATTATTGTTTGCGGATATTCGGCTTATCCCAGGAAAATTGATTTTAAAACCTTTAGAGAAATTGCAGATGAGGTTGGAGCGTATCTGCTTGCTGATATAGCCCATATTACGGGTTTAATAGCAGCAGGATTTCATGAAAATCCCTTTCCATATGCCCATGTAGTTACAGGGACAACCCATAAAACTTTAAGGGGACCAAGAGGTGGTTTTATACTATCAAAAAAAGAACTTGCAGAGAAAATTGATAAGGCAGTTTTTCCGGGAACACAAGGGGGTCCCCTTGAGCATGTAATAGCAGCAAAAGCTGTTTGTTTCAAAGAGGCAAGCACTCCTGAATTTAGAGAATACATAAAAAATGTATTAGAAAATTCAAGGAAACTTGCTTTTTCTTTAAAGGAAAGAGGTTTAAGGATTGTATCAGATGGAACTGATACTCATTTATCCTTAATTGATTTAAGACCACTTGGAATTACAGGAAAAGAGGCAGAAGATTTACTCAATATTGCAGGTATTGTTGTTAATAAAAATACAATACCTTTTGACGAAAAACCCCCAACAGTTACAAGTGGTATAAGAATTGGTTCCCCCTGTGTTACAACAAGGGGAATGAGGGAAAAGGAGATGGAATTGATTGCTGATATGATTTATGAGGTCATAAGTTCTAAAAGTGAAGAAAAGGCAAAGAAAATAAGAGAAAAAGTAAAAGAATTGACAAAGAATTTTCCTGTTTATGGAAATGTTTTTGATAATATTTTAAGTGAATAA
- a CDS encoding protease complex subunit PrcB family protein, with the protein MRFLILLSFLIFFNFCLNTRKNTKGELEFETFEKGFYSGIKEKKEIVIKNKKEFIEMWKNHTKILLPLPEPPEIDFDKYMLICTFMGEKPTGGFSIEIKKIVESDKEISVYVKEISPGKNCIVTMAFTQPYHIVLLKKSKKKIKFYYEEEIRDCF; encoded by the coding sequence ATGAGATTTTTAATTTTACTTTCTTTTTTAATTTTTTTTAATTTTTGTTTAAATACAAGAAAAAATACGAAAGGGGAATTAGAATTTGAAACTTTTGAAAAAGGGTTTTATTCAGGAATAAAAGAGAAAAAGGAAATTGTAATAAAAAATAAAAAGGAATTTATTGAAATGTGGAAAAATCACACAAAAATACTCCTTCCTCTACCTGAGCCCCCTGAAATTGACTTTGATAAATATATGTTAATCTGCACCTTTATGGGAGAAAAACCAACAGGTGGTTTTTCTATTGAAATAAAAAAAATTGTTGAAAGTGATAAAGAAATCTCAGTATATGTTAAAGAAATATCACCTGGTAAAAACTGTATAGTAACAATGGCTTTCACACAACCCTATCATATTGTTCTTTTAAAAAAATCAAAAAAGAAAATTAAATTTTATTATGAAGAAGAAATAAGGGATTGTTTTTAA
- a CDS encoding acyl-CoA dehydrogenase family protein, which translates to MFGELVSLLETEEQKILRETVRKFVKEKIAPLASEIDEKDEFPSQIFKEMAELGFTGILIPEEYGGFGEDILSACIVLEEISRESPSIALSLLAHSVLCAHPITRFGTKEQKEKYLPKLAKGELIGALAITEPDAGSDTYSIKTTAKEEKEGFIINGSKIFITNGSIADIIIVYAKTSPEKEKLGISSFIFETNCKGFSVSKKFEKMGMRGSPTASLFFDNAFCPKENLLGEKDKGFNILVKCFEVERITISAISLGIALSSLEWQIKYSKERKQFSKPIYEFQMVSEKIAENAALLEVLRTYIYFLAKNYDIRKDNRVESATSKLLAGKLGVKASLDAIQILGGYGYTKEYPVERFLRDAKLMEIGAGTSEIMKFIISNVLIEKYPV; encoded by the coding sequence ATGTTTGGTGAACTTGTTAGTTTATTGGAAACAGAGGAACAAAAGATTTTGAGGGAAACAGTTAGAAAGTTTGTTAAGGAAAAAATTGCTCCCCTTGCCTCAGAGATTGATGAGAAAGATGAGTTTCCTTCTCAAATTTTTAAAGAGATGGCAGAACTTGGTTTTACCGGAATTCTTATACCAGAAGAATACGGAGGTTTTGGAGAGGATATTTTATCAGCTTGTATTGTGCTTGAGGAAATTTCAAGAGAAAGTCCATCAATAGCACTTTCACTTCTTGCCCATTCTGTGTTATGTGCTCATCCTATAACAAGGTTTGGGACAAAAGAACAGAAGGAAAAATACTTACCAAAACTTGCAAAGGGTGAGTTAATAGGTGCTCTTGCAATTACAGAACCTGATGCAGGATCTGACACCTATTCTATCAAGACTACAGCAAAGGAGGAAAAAGAAGGGTTTATTATAAATGGTAGTAAGATCTTTATAACAAATGGTTCAATTGCTGATATCATAATAGTTTATGCAAAAACTTCCCCTGAAAAAGAAAAATTAGGAATATCAAGTTTCATTTTTGAAACAAATTGTAAAGGTTTTTCAGTGAGTAAAAAATTTGAGAAAATGGGAATGAGGGGTTCTCCAACTGCTTCTTTATTCTTTGATAATGCTTTCTGTCCTAAGGAAAATCTTCTTGGAGAGAAAGATAAAGGCTTTAATATACTTGTAAAATGCTTTGAGGTGGAAAGAATTACAATTTCAGCAATTTCTCTTGGTATAGCTCTTTCATCCCTTGAATGGCAGATTAAATATTCAAAGGAAAGGAAGCAATTTTCTAAACCAATCTATGAATTTCAGATGGTTTCCGAAAAGATCGCGGAAAATGCGGCTCTCCTTGAGGTTTTAAGAACTTATATTTATTTTCTTGCTAAAAATTATGATATTAGGAAGGATAATAGAGTTGAAAGTGCTACTTCAAAACTTCTTGCGGGGAAACTGGGTGTTAAGGCTTCTCTTGATGCAATTCAGATTCTTGGAGGTTATGGTTATACAAAGGAGTATCCTGTGGAAAGATTTCTAAGAGACGCAAAGCTTATGGAGATAGGTGCGGGAACTTCTGAAATTATGAAATTTATAATTTCCAATGTGTTAATTGAGAAATATCCTGTTTGA
- the rlmD gene encoding 23S rRNA (uracil(1939)-C(5))-methyltransferase RlmD has product MPKQFEIQIEKIVQEGYGISRDKGKVVFTPFVLPGEKVKVEIIEDKKDVAFAFPVEIIEKSGERIKPECPYFGECGGCHFQMANYNYQLKIKEEVVRDAFYHNAKIKEIPLESAIPSPEIFYYRTRAHFPLKRIKGKVYAGFYKRESHYLISIEECPIQKKIIIDHMLKIKDILQEERITIYDEVKDFGRLRYLSIKTNKNESEVLITFVTRNRGFPKSIVKRVEELERITGVVENVNPKKGNVILGEEERILSGRNYIFEHIGDLTFRVSSRSFFQVNPSILPILLEKMEEEIKGYNTLIDLYGGVGLFGFYFSKFFKKVYVVEINDSSIKDALYNQKINDLFNVDIIREDAGNALKSLKGEVLILDPPRKGIDESVIEGIDRIKPEKIIYLSCFPPSIARDSKILISKGYALKRVIPFDFFPQTYHIEILCVFDKKD; this is encoded by the coding sequence ATGCCCAAGCAATTTGAAATACAAATAGAAAAAATAGTTCAGGAAGGTTATGGAATCTCAAGGGATAAAGGGAAGGTAGTTTTTACTCCTTTTGTTTTACCAGGTGAAAAAGTAAAAGTAGAAATTATAGAGGATAAAAAGGATGTTGCTTTTGCTTTTCCGGTTGAAATAATTGAAAAAAGTGGAGAGAGAATAAAGCCAGAGTGCCCCTATTTTGGAGAATGTGGTGGCTGTCACTTTCAGATGGCAAATTACAATTATCAATTAAAAATAAAGGAAGAAGTTGTAAGGGATGCTTTTTATCATAATGCTAAAATTAAGGAAATTCCTCTTGAAAGTGCTATTCCTTCTCCTGAAATTTTCTATTATAGAACAAGGGCTCATTTTCCTTTAAAAAGGATAAAGGGTAAAGTTTATGCTGGATTTTATAAAAGGGAAAGTCATTATTTAATATCAATTGAGGAGTGTCCAATTCAAAAAAAAATAATAATTGATCACATGTTAAAGATAAAGGATATATTGCAGGAGGAGAGGATTACAATTTATGATGAGGTAAAAGATTTTGGAAGGTTAAGATACCTATCAATAAAAACAAATAAAAATGAAAGTGAGGTTCTTATAACATTTGTAACAAGGAATAGGGGGTTTCCAAAGAGTATTGTAAAAAGGGTTGAAGAACTTGAAAGAATAACTGGTGTGGTTGAAAATGTAAATCCAAAAAAAGGAAATGTAATTTTAGGTGAAGAGGAAAGAATTCTATCAGGAAGAAATTATATTTTTGAACATATAGGGGATTTAACTTTCAGAGTTTCTTCCAGGTCTTTTTTTCAAGTTAATCCTTCTATTTTACCTATACTTCTTGAAAAAATGGAGGAGGAGATAAAAGGCTATAATACTCTTATTGATCTTTACGGAGGTGTTGGTCTTTTTGGTTTTTATTTTTCAAAGTTTTTTAAAAAGGTTTATGTTGTTGAAATAAATGATTCTTCAATTAAAGATGCTCTTTACAATCAGAAGATAAATGATTTATTTAATGTGGATATAATTAGGGAGGATGCTGGAAATGCTCTTAAAAGTTTAAAGGGTGAAGTTTTAATTTTAGATCCACCGAGAAAGGGAATAGATGAAAGTGTAATAGAGGGTATAGATAGGATAAAACCTGAGAAGATAATTTATCTTTCTTGTTTTCCCCCTTCAATTGCAAGGGATTCAAAGATTTTAATTTCAAAGGGTTATGCTTTAAAAAGGGTCATTCCCTTTGACTTTTTTCCCCAGACCTATCATATAGAAATATTATGTGTTTTTGATAAAAAAGATTAA